In the genome of Thunnus maccoyii chromosome 15, fThuMac1.1, whole genome shotgun sequence, one region contains:
- the sf3a3 gene encoding splicing factor 3A subunit 3, giving the protein METILEQQRRYHEEKERLMDAKTKEMLHKKSTLREQINSDHRTRAMLDRYMEVSANLRDSYEDKDGMRKDELAAISGPNEFAEFYNRLKQIKEFHRKHPNEISIPMSVEFEELMKARDNPSEEAQNLVEFTDEEGYGRYLDLHDCYLKYINLKGAEKLEYITYLSSFDQLFDIPKDRKNAEYKKYLEMMLEYLQDYTDRVKPLLDQNELYGKVLTDFEKKWENGTFPGWPKETSSALTHAGAHLDLSAFSSWEELASLGLDRLKSALLALGLKCGGTLEERAQRLFSTKGKSLESLDPSLFAKNPKAKGPKKDTERNKEIAFLEAQVYEYVEILGEQRQLTHENVQRKQARTGEEREEEEEEQLSESESEDEDNEIIYNPKNLPLGWDGKPIPYWLYKLHGLNINYNCEICGNYTYRGPKAFQRHFAEWRHAHGMRCLGIPNTAHFANVTQIEDAVSLWAKLKSQKASERWQPDTEEEYEDSSGNVVNKKTYEDLKRQGLL; this is encoded by the exons ATGGAGACTATTTTAGAGCAACAGCGTCGCTACCACGAGGAGAAAGAGCGACTAATGGATgctaaaacaaaagaaatgttgCACAAGAAATCTACG TTGCGGGAACAGATAAACTCTGACCACCGAACAAGAGCAATGCTGGAT AGGTATATGGAAGTGAGCGCAAATCTCAGAGACTCCTATGAAGACAAAGATGG AATGAGGAAGGATGAACTCGCTGCCATCTCAGGACCAAACGAGTTTGCAGAGTTCTACAACAGACTGAAACAGATTAAGGAGTTTCACAGAAAGCACCCAAATGAG ATTTCCATCCCCATGTCTGTAGAGTTTGAGGAGCTGATGAAGGCCAGAGACAACCCCAGCGAGGAGGCTCAGA ATCTCGTTGAGTTCACAGACGAGGAAGGATACGGCCGCTACCTGGATCTCCACGACTGCTACCTGAAGTACATCAACTTGAAGGGAGCTGAG AAACTGGAGTACATCACTTACCTGTCTTCATTCGACCAGCTTTTTGACATCCCTAAGGACAGGAAGAACGCTGAATACAAAAA GTATTTGGAGATGATGCTGGAGTACCTGCAGGACTACACAGACCGGGTCAAACCTCTGCTGGACCAGAACGAGCTGTACGGCAAAGTGCTGACAGACTTTGAGAAAAAGTGGGAGAACGGCACCTTTCCAGGCTGGCCT AAAGAGACGAGCAGCGCTTTGACACATGCCGGAGCTCATCTCGACCTCTCTGCTTTTTCCTCTTGGGAG GAGTTGGCTTCTTTGGGTCTGGACAGATTGAAGTCTGCTCTCCTGGCGTTGGGACTGAAGTGTGGAGG GACTCTGGAGGAGCGAGCTCAGAGACTCTTCAGCACAAAGGGCAAATCCCTGGAATCACTGGACCCTTCACTGTTTGCCAAGAATCCCAAAGCCAAAGGCCCCAAAAA agacacagagcggAACAAGGAAATCGCCTTCCTGGAGGCTCAGGTCTATGAATACGTGGAGATCCTCGGG GAGCAGAGGCAGCTGACTCATGAGAACGTGCAGAGGAAGCAAGCCAGGACCGGAGAGGAgcgtgaggaagaggaggaggagcagctcAGTGAGAGCGAGAGCGAGGACGAAGACAACGAGATCATCTACAACCCCAAGAACCTGCCGCTGGGCTGGGACGGCAAG CCGATTCCATACTGGCTCTATAAACTCCACGGGCTGAACATCAACTACAACTGTGAGATCTGTGGAAACTACACTTACAGGGGTCCCAAAGCCTTCCAGAGGCACTTTGCA GAATGGAGGCATGCTCACGGTATGCGCTGTCTGGGAATCCCCAACACCGCTCACTTCGCCAACGTTACGCAGATCGAGGACGCCGTCTCTT TGTGGGCAAAACTGAAGTCTCAGAAGGCATCAGAGCGGTGGCAGCCTGACACAGAA gaagAGTACGAGGATTCAAGCGGAAACGTGGTCAACAAGAAGACCTACGAGGATCTGAAGAGACAAGGCCTGCTGTAG